AATCTCTCTCCTCCTCCTGAACCGAAAATATCGTAACGGTTTCCGGTATCTGGAGCGATGAAATAGCTCATATTTTCTACTAACCCTGCCATTGGGACGTGGATATCTTGGAACATTCTTATGGCACGACTAACATCATCAGAGGCGACGAGTTGAGGGGTGGTGACAAGAACGCCGGCAGTGATAGGGAGCTCTTGTGCCATAGTAAGTTGGATATCACCCGTTCCCGGAGGCATATCAATCACCATAAAATCAAGCTCTCCCCATGCAACATCTTCGAGAAACTGTATGAGTGCCGATACGGCAACCGATGAGCGCCATACAAGCGGTGTATCAGAGGTGGGGGTAGTGAGGGCGACACTCATGATTTTAAGACCATAATTTTCGCTTGGAACGATTTTATTATCATCATTCCAACGGATTTTTTCCAAATCGGTATTGGTGAGGCGGGGAATATTTGGACCATAGACATCGGCATCTAAAATACCGACACGGTACCCTTTTTGTGCAAGAGCAATAGCAAGATTAACACTGACGGTGCTTTTACCGACTCCCCCTTTTCCGCTGGTAACGGCAATAACATTCTTGGCATAAGGGGCACGGTTATTTGGGGTTGCAGTATGCCCGTAGTTGGTATCTTTTGGCGCTTGTGTTTTTTTGGTGACGTTAAGAGATTTAAATTCATGTGTAAAGGCTGTTTCAATTACTGCTTTGACTGCAAGATAGGAGTCATCACTGACGGTCAGGAGTTCAACATGGGCATTTCCATCATTCACTTTAACAGTAGATATGAGCTTGAGTTCACCGAGGGTGCGGTCGAGATTTGGGTATTTAAGAGTCTGAAGAGAATGTTCAAATGTTTTAGCGTTCATATGGATTTCCTCTGCTCTCACGTGCGAGAAGCGATTTGGTACCACTTGCTTTTTGTGCTAGTCGAGAGAGTGGTACACGCGCTGATGGGTATTCAAGACTAAGGCGGTGATAGGCGGTAATACGCTCATCGATAAGGGTATTAAGTGATGCTATAACACTATTGATTGTTCCCATTTTGTCACTTTCGTTGAGAAGCTCTTTTATAAGCATTTCACGTGAATGCATGGAAAGTTCTAACCCATTTTGATCTGCTATGGTGATAAAATCAGCGGCACTGAGGTAGAGCCCTGAGAAAAAAGTATTGAGAAAATGGTTCTCTAGCGAGAGAAATTTACTGGGTGCTTCCTGATGATTTTTTTTCATTGTCGTCCATCCAGATTCGCACGAGCTGCTTTGGTAACATCAATGTCATGATCTTTGAGAAGTATTTCGATAATTTCACTGGGTGCTCCACGATTTTCAGCGAGGCGCATACGAACCATTTTATCGTTATCGTCTGCAAGAATTTTTAAAAGCTTAGGAGAGGTATTGGGATTACCGGAGAGCCCATCGCGAACGATTTTTTCATCGCTGAAAAATTTATCCAATACATCGCTAGGGGTAGAGGGGTTAGTAGCAACTAGTGCACGAACAAGATTAATCGAATCGGTTGCCAAATGACGTAAAACTTCTACCGGAGTATGAGGGTTTTTAGCAACTGCCCAACGTGCCCCCATATCGACAGGATTTTTTGAAATATCAATCAGAAGCTCAACCATCACGGGGCTGTATTCTTTCTCTCTTTCATAGACAGAGGTTCGTAATGAGAGGTTCATTGCGACTTGCCCTACAAGTTGTTTATCATCACGAAATGCATTGTAAATAGAGCGTACATCTTCGATGGGAAGTGTTTTATCCTCAAGTAATTCAATCAGCTTTTGGGTGTCAGATTGCTCAATAGCAGAGGAAATAATGGCAGTACTCATACGAGAACTCCTTGAAATTTGATATAAATGTAATTGTGAGTCTATCAAAAACTGATTAAACAATTGCTTTTAATATTGATAGCTAAGGTTAAGAAAAGTTAATAGATAAATAAGAAAACATAAAAACAGACGTTGCTATTTATAAAACAAAAAATGAGATAATAATGTAACAATTTGTAAACAATATAAGAAATTTGAATGACGATTTAAGAGTTATTAAGAGTGCTCGATCTATAATAAATGCGGTTATTCCGTAAAATAGCTGTTTTAATGATGCAGCACATATTGAGAATATTAATTTTAATAAAAGATGAAGGAGCACGGATGAATAGATTGTTAACAACACTCTGTTTGGCGGCATCATTATCTGCAGCAAATGTATTGGCTGCAGATTATGTAAATAAGGATATCCTTATTTCAGCCGAAGAAGCGATTAAGCTTATCGGGAACCCAAAAGTGATGTTTGTATCGGGTGATAACGAAGATATTTACAAGCTCGGTCACATCAAGGGTTCAGTTGAGATGTATGCACACCATTTGCATCACTCTGATATAGACGGAGAGATGCATTGTGCACCGCTATATCGTTGTATCGATGATGCAGAGGAAGTTATTGGTAAAAAAGGGATTAGCAATGACATGATGGTTATTGCGTATGATGACTTTAAGGGACCAAATGCAACAGGCGTATACTCATTTTTTGACAGTTTCGGTCATAAAAATGTAAAAGTTTTGAATGGTGGACGTGCAGCTATTATGGCGATAGATCCAGCTCAAAAAGAGTATGACGGGCTAAACAAAGATCTTAAAGTGGCGACTAAAGCACTCAAAGATGCAAAAGAGGCATTGAAAAAAGAGGGAGCTGACAAAGCATCTCTCGATGCGACTATCGCAAAAGCACAAGCCGATACAGCAGATTTAAAAGCAAAAATGGCTGATGTTGAAAAACGCCTTTTGGTTGTAAAAGGTGATGAAGTTGACACCCCAAAAATGTACAAAATTGATCCTAAAAAAATCAAATACAGCGTCATTGCTGATAAAAACGAAGTTAAGCACGCTATGGAAGATATCTTGAAAAACGGGAAAAATTCACAATATGTGATTATCGATTCTCGCGGTATTGCTGAGATCATCGGTGAGCGTAAAATGGATAATGTAGCACGTGGAGGACACGTTCCGGGTGCGACATTTATCGAGTGGAGTCAAATTTCGGATGCAGATAAAAAAATGTCCTTTAAATCTGCGGATGAGATTCAAAAGGTATACGACAATTACGGTGTTACTAAAGATAAAACGATATATGCGTATTGTCATGTAGGGGCTGGACGAAGTTCTGAACATATTACAGCACTTCAATTGCTCGGTTACAAAAACGTCAAAGTATTCACAGGAAGCTGGGATGTTTGGGGTAACGACATGAATCTTCCGATTAAACGATAAGGCTCAAATATGACAAAAGTAATGAATAATAATCGCCGTGACTTCCTCAAAGTATCAGGGATGACGGCTGCATTGGTAGCTTCTCAAGGCTCACTTTTTGCAAAAACAAATGTAATGTCTGTTGAAAACGGTAAGGAAAATTACCCGAATACCAACTATACCGAAAATATGTACCGTAATGAATTCTCTTTTATCTACGGCAAAAAAGAGGAACACGGGTTTGCATACCACTGTGTAAACTGTCAAGGTAACTGTGCGTGGGAAGTTTGGTCTAATAACGGTGTTGTTACCCGTGAAAACCAATCGGCTCGCTATCCGGTAATCAATGCTAAAATCCCTGACTTCAACCCGAGAGGATGTAACAAAGGGGTTCAGCACTCACAAGTGATGTACCAAAAAGATCGTATCCTCTATCCTATGCAACGTGTCGGTGAGCGTGGAGAAGGGAAATGGAAACGTATTAGCTGGGATGAAGCGGCAGAAGTGGTATGTCAACAAATCTTTGATTGTTTAACAGACCCTGAACGTGGACCGGATAAATTGATGGTTCACGCGGGAACCGGTCTTTTGACTGAAGGTCGCCGTGGTGCTCCATTACGTTTCTCTACTCAGCTTGGAGCCATCCGTATCTATCCGTCATCATACCTTGGGGATATGTTCTCAGGTGCGGCGATTGCCTACGGTGAAGGTAACGTAGGTTGTACATGGGATTTCATGTATACCGTTGATACTGCGGTAATGTGGGGTGGAAATCCATCGGTTTCTCGTATTCCGGATGCTCACTTCGTATGGGAAGGGAAATATAACGGGGCAAAAATCATCGTTATCACCCCTGAGTTCAATGCAACGGCAAAATCAGCCGATCTTTGGATTCCGATTAAAGCGGGTGCCGATAATATTTTGGCAATGAGTGTTATCCAAGTTATCTTGGAAGAAAAACTTTATAAACCTGAATTTATGAAAACCTTCACCGATCTTCCATTTTTAGTAGATGTTGAAACTCAAAAAATGATTCGCCGTTCTGATATGGAACATGCGGCTAATGAAGAAGATCATCATAAATACGAAGAAGAGTTCTATTGTATGAACAAAGCAACGGGTAAAGTTGCATTGATGCCAGGTTCAGAAGGGTCTAAAATCAAATCGCTTCGTCTTGACGAGCAGGGGATTGAGCCGGAGCTTGAAGGAGTATGGAAAATTACCGATGTGCATGGTGACAAACGTAAGGTAACCACTGTATTTGAAATGCTCAAAAAATCGGCGGCAAAATTTGCACCGGAAGCAACCAAAGAGATCACTGGTGTCCATCCGGATACCGTTCGTACACTTGCACGCGATATTGCTATCCCTAAAGTGGTTGAAATTACTACCGGATTCTCATTAAACAAATACTTCAATGGTGTTATGTCGATTTGGAATATCTCTTCTATTTGTGGTTTAACAGGTCGTATGGGGCCGTACGGCGGTCTTAACACTGAAAATGAGTTTACTCTCTCAGGACTTGGTGTTCTTGGTGGATTCAGTGGTAAATACAATGCCCGTTTCGGTTCTGGATTCGTAGGTGAGTTCGTATTTGGTGATGGGATGAAAACATTCGATCAGTATTTTAGTGACGAGGATGTTAAGCGTGCCCAAAACGGTATGTCTAAAAAAGAGTATATGGCTGTATTATCAGAAATGCTTAAATCGGGTGAAAACGATACAATCAACAAAGCTTCTAAGCATGGTAATGTAAACAAACCATGGTGGCAACCTGATTGTGCTCTCATCGTAGCCGATTCTAAATTCCGTCGTAATAAAGGGTCTGAATATCGTAAAGCATTCTTGAATAAAACGAAATTTTACGGTTATGTCGATTACCGTATGTCTGAAGCAGCGCAATTTGCCGACATTTTATTACCGGCAAAATCACACTACGAAGTGTATGATTTGCGTACTTCTCCGGGTTATCACCGTTTTACGAACCTTGCTCAACCGGTTGCCAACATCAAAAATGTGGGTGAATCGATGGATGAGTGGTCAATGTTTACTTTCCTCGCTAAGAAAATGGAAGAGATTGCAAACCGACCTCAAAATATCGATAAAGCAAAAGTTAAAGATCATCCGAAATACGCAAAACCGGGTTTCCATGATTTGACTATTTTCCATAAAGAGTACACTAACACTGACCCTGAATCCGAAGGAGCTGGTGAAAACTATCTCGGTACTGATAAAATGGCAGTACAAGCGGCATTGGAAAAATGTGAGCAATATGAGCCGTGGACAATGGAAAAAATGTACAAAGTGGGTGGATTCTTACTTATCAATGAAAAAGCGGCAAAATCATCTCCATTGTACTCTGATCGTCCGTACAGCTCTATGGAGTATCACTTGTATAAATTTGAGCGTCTTGAAACGTTGTCAGGTCGTCAAACATTCTATGTTGACCACGATACGTATATCAAAATGGGTGCAGCAACTAACACTGGTATGCAAGGGATTCGTCCACAGTCTAAAGACTATCCGTATGTATTTATGACTCCGCATGCTCGTTGGTCAATCCACTCGAACTATAAAACATCACGTACGTTGCTACGCCTACAACGCGGTGTTCCTGCGGCACAAGTGAATCGTGTCGTTGCAGAAGCCAAAGGGATTAAAGATGGAGATACTATCCGTATTTATAATGCTCTTGGTGAGTTCTATGCAATGGCAAAACTCTCTTCATCTGCACCGGCTGATGGATTAGTTTTAGAGCATGGATGGGAACCGTACATGTATTTGAAAAATAAAGGTCATAATGAAGTTGTTCCTACTGCACTGAACCTTCTTGAAATGGCTGATGGATGGGGTCACTTGAAATTCGGTGGTCTATGGGATGGTAACCAATACGCTTATGATGGTGCCGTGAACTATGAAAAAGCAACTGACGTAAAATATTAAGGGGTTTAGATGTCTAAAAGACAATTAGCAATGGTCATGGACCTGAACAAATGTATCGGGTGCCAAACATGTACTGTGGCATGTAAAACACAGTGGACGAACCGTAATGGTCGTGAATATATGTACTGGAATAACGTTGAAACCTATCCAGGGACAGGTTATCCAAAAAATTGGATGGAGCTTGGCGGTGGATTTGACGCTGCCGGCGATCTTCAACCGGGTGTCATCCCGAATCTCGAAGCAGATTATGGGGTACCTTGGGATTATAACTATGAGTCATTGGTAACCAGCAGTGCAGATCACAGCCACTTCCAACCACATGTATCACCTACATGGGGACCAAACTGGGATGAAGACCAAGGTGCGGGTGCATTCCCACAAGATAACTATTTCTTCTATTTACCACGGATTTGTAACCACTGTACCAATCCGGGTTGTTTGAGTGCATGTCCACGTGACGCAATCTTTAAACGTGAAGAAGACGGTGTTGTTTTGGTTGACTTGGATCGTTGTCAAGGGTACCGCTATTGTATCGCGGGATGTCCTTATAAAAAAATCTATTTCAATCCAAAAATCTCTAAATCAGAGAAATGTATCCTTTGTTTCCCACGTATCGAGCAGGGTCTTCCACCGGCGTGTGCGCAACAATGTGTCGGTCGTATCCGCTTCGTAGGGTTCTTGGATGATGAAGAATCACAAGTGTATAAATTGGTTAACAAATATAAGGTAGCTATCGGACTTCGTTCTGATTATGGTACTCAGCCAAATGTTTATTATGTACCGCCAACCGAATCTCCGGCAAAATTTGATGCTGAAGGTAAAATCATTGAAGGCTCAACGCGTCTTCCAATCGAAGAGTTGGAAAAATTATTTGGTCCTGCAGTTCACGATTCTATCAAAACGCTTAAAGCTGAGATGAAAAAACGTAAAGAGACGGGTGTGAGTGAGCTCATGGATATCTTGATTGCGTATCAACATGCTGATATGTTCCGTTTGGATAACCACTATTACCAAGAGGTAGCAAAAGAGCATAAACGAACACCATTGGCACCAGTAGATACACGCTATATTGCCGGTAAATTTACAAAAGCGGGGGGGCACCACTAATGAACAAGCTTCTTACTTCAATTCTTTCATTAGGTTTTGCCGCTTCTGCGGCATTGGCAGCCAATCCAGCGATTAGTGCTGTGAAAGTAACAGATGATTTAACGAATGTTGATGGCAATTCAGCGGTATGGGCAAAAGCTAAATATACCACTGTCAATCTTTATCCGCAAATGGCTATCGAAATGAACGATAAAAATGCGAATGAAGCAAATGAAAATAACAAAGCTAAAGCAGCATCGGTTGCAGCTTTGTATGATGGTAAAAATATTGCTTTGAGCGTGAAATGGTTGGATAAAACCAAAGACGTACAAGCAGGATATGCAACCACAACCTATGGAGACGGTTTCGCGATTCAATTCGCCGGTATCACCAAAGGTGCTCAACCGCTCCCTTACATCGGAATGGGTTCAACCGGTCGTCCAGTTGTGGTACACCTCCAAAAAGCAAATGAAAAAGTGTATGAGCCAAATGGAAACGGTGATGTTTCTACACAGCTTAATCGTCAACAAACAGGCGTATTTGGAAAAGAGTTGGCGGAGTATGATGCTAAGGTTGCCTCTTTAGCTAATAAAGATTATGAGCGTGTATTTGTCGGTGAAGGATTTCGTTCATTGACAGAGATTAAAGACAAATCTGTGAAATCAAATAGCTCAATGAGTCATGACACTAAGGGATGGTCAGGCACTTTAGTCCGTCCTCTCAAAGATGATTATGTGAACATGAGCGGAACAGTCCCTGTCGCTATTGCCGTATGGGATGGATCTAAAATGGGTCGCAACGGGGTAAAAAATTTATCTTCATGGGTTGCGGTGAATCTTGAAGGGCAGAAACCTAACGCTGCATTGGTTGCAGATTTGACAACTGATGCTAAAGGGGACGCTGCTAATGGTAAAGTAGCTTTAGAGACCAATGGATGTAACGGTTGTCACCAAATGAGTGCGGCTGATCCTAAATCGTTTATGGCACCTTCACTAAAAGATGTCGGTGGTTATTCAACGGCATCATATTTACGCGAGTCAATCTTAAAGCCGTCTGCGGTTGTTGTACCAGGTTATAATCGTAATGCGCACGCTAATACACCATGGTACAATATTGAAAAAGGTAAGCGTATCTCAACTATGACCGATTTTAGTCATTTAGACAAAAAGAGTGTAGATGATATCGTTGCTTATCTTCAAACCTTGAAAGCGGAGGTAGAATAATGAAAAAGATAGCTCTAGTATGTGCTGCGCTCGTTGTAAGTGCATTTGCAAACGAAGGTAAAGAGTTTGAGGGGTTGTTAACCACACCTGCTTGTGCGGCACAAGGTGCATTTAACGATTGTTATTTGGAAAACTACACGTGCGGTTCTGATGGGTGCTTCAAAAAGATTAATGCGGGTGAAACAACTCATCCAAAATTAGCTCTTTTCCAACATGCGACAGGAAAAGTTTATGAAATTGATGTTTCTAAACTCAAAGTTTCTGAGCTGGGTGAAGGGATGAATAAAAATGGTGTTGTTATCGTTGGGGTACTGGATGAAAAAACCAATACTATCGCGGCAACCGAGTTTAAAGCTCCACCTCCACCAAAAAAATCATTTTTTAAAGGGTGTTTATAACACCTAATCTAACCCCCTTCGGGTTAGATATAATCTAGCTTCATAGGCTATTTGAAAGCCACTCTGTGAGACAATCCTGTACTACTTTTTAGGACTAATGAATGAATACTGAATATCGACGCTATATCTATGCTTTTTTATCGCGTGTTATGAGTAATATCCCTGACCGTCGTTTTATCACTGATCTCAAAAACAATGATGATTTACTTGAGGTTATTGGTGAAGAGACCAAAGTGTGGTTTACCCAAAGCAGTGAAGATATCCTCTATGATGAGCTTAATACCGATTTTACGTCGATGTTTTATCTTAATACGCAGCCGATTGAATCATTTGTTTTGGATGCTAAAAATGAAACCCTTGTGGGATTACAAAATCCGGTAATGGCATTTTACTTCACCCATGGGTTTGAACTCAACATGGATCAAACCGAGCTTATGGCACCCGATCATCTCTCGATAGAGTTGGCGTTTATGCAGATGTTGGTATTTCGAGAAGATCGTAGTGCCCAAATAGCATTTATGGATGAACATCTCTTTATGTGGGTCGTCCCTTATATGTTGGGGATGAAAAGTATGGCATCAACACCGTTTTATCGTGATATATGCGATTTCATGGTGGAGTTTTTGTGCGCTGATTATGAGTATTTACACCAAGAGATCATCAATGGGTAATCATAACTTTGTCCAAAAAAGCAACCTTTTTAGTTTTAGTGCCACCCGATGTTTGCGAAATGAGTATTTTCATAACGATTGTCATATCTGTATCGATTTGTGTCCGAAAGGGGCAATTCACCTTGTCCGAAATAAACTAACACTCTTTGATAATGAATGCATCGAATGTGCAGGGTGTATCGGAAGCTGTCCGAGCGAAGCGTATGAGATAGAGAGTTTTGATCCCAATGAGTTTGCAGTATCGTTTCAAGCGCAAAATAATCCGCAGATATCATGTAAAAGTACCACACCGTGTTTGGGTGTGTTTGATGCTGATCATTTGCTGGTTATGGCATTGCGCGGTGAGATGGTTCCGGTTTGTGATATTAGCCATTGTGGGAGTTGCCCGTTAAATGAAAATGGAAAAATGGAAAATACAATTCGTGAACATATACGATTAGCGAATGAGTTTTTGGTACAGATAGCTATTGACAAAAAGATAGATATATTCGAAGAGATAGAGGTAGAAGCCACGCGACGAGCCCTATTTCGCAAAGGGTTTGAAAAAGCGAAAGAGGTGATTGCCGATACACCGAGTGAACCGCAAAAGAGTATGACGGCGTCACATCATGCACTTCCTAATGTTCGTATGCCATTGAAGCGGGTATTGCTTAAAAACAGCCTCAAAGAGTTTGTGGGTTCATTGGAGATTACGAGTTTTAGTGAGAACTCTCCCCTCTTTTTTAACAAACAGATTGATTTTCAAGCATGTACCAATTGTGGTGATTGCACCCAGTTTTGCCCAACCGATGCACTGTTCCCAACATCGGATAAACAGGGAATCTATTTCTCCCAAGGCAAATGTATCGGATGTGGTATTTGTGAGGATATTTGTAAGACAAAGGCAATCACCTCAAAAGAGGGGTTTGATTTGGTAAGCATCGCTTATGAGCGTGCCGAACAGCTGGTACATTACGATATGGTGATGTGTCACGAGTGTCGTTGTCCCTACCCTTATAAGGGGGGAGACCCGATATGCGATCGTTGTGAGGGGTATAAAAAAGAGTTTAGCAATATGTTTACGTTAGCGAAGGATATGTAGCTTTCGTCATACCCGCGTAGGCGGGGATGACAGGATGCTATTTTTTATCCATCGCCTCTTTGGCACTTTTGAGTGCCCCTTCCATCGTTGATTTCGCAACGCTCCATGCCCGTTTCCCCATCGCTTTTGCATCTTTTGCTGATTGTGAGTTAAGGAGAGCCGCACTGCGTTGGGTTACCTCTTGGCGGAGTTTAGAGAGTTTACCTTGGAGCAGTTTTGCTGTTTCTTGGGAGAGTATTGAGAGCTCATCGCTATCAAGACGGATTTCTGTACCGATTGCTGTTAGTTTTTCGATCAATACGGAAGAGTTGTTTTTTGAGAGCCCGTGGACAATTTGTCCAAAGAGGGTGTGAATCTGTTCTAACTCATCCTCGATCATTTGGTACTCTTTATGATATAGGGCTCTAATCTCATCAGGAACGTAGAGGAGATATTGACGGAATTTTTCAATCGATTTATGAAGGGCAGAGCGTATCCCCAAGAGTGTACCGCGTAAAATCGGTTCGGCTTGGTTCGGTGTCGCTTCGGCTACGTTGAGTGCACTTTGAAGGATACTTGAAAAGATTTTACGAATACGCACGGCGTTGAGGACGTTGGCGTTAAGGGTTTGGTAGGTAATCTCTTTGATGATTTCATGGAGGGTCTCTTCAATATCGGAGCTTTTTTCCAATGTGGTAATAATGGCGGATTCTACCATCTCTTCGAGAATATCGAGCAAATCGACCGATTGTATTTTGATTTGATGCAGTTTCTCTAACAGGTTATTATCGTCACTGAATTTTTTCTCTAGGATTTCAAAACATTGGTATTTGAGGTGTTGAAGCTCTTCACTTTTGCGAGAGATTTGACGCTCAATTTTCTCTTTTTGTTCCAAAAGATCTTCGAGTTCGTTGTGGAGGGTTTCTGCTTCATTTTTAACGAGAGTCGTTGTGAGTGTTTTGAGCTCTTCCATCGACAGGGAATTCATGTTGTGTTCACTAAATTGTTGTGCAAAAGTTTCGAGACTCATAGGTATCCTTATAAGACCATTTTGATATGGGGGTGTGCTTTTAATGTTTCGTAAAAATAGGTACGTTCGTCCTCATTATGCACTAAGAGTTCTAAGTTCATGCTGATGTATTTTCCACTGCTGCTAGCATTGGAGTGTTCGAGTGTGTAGTTTCGCTCAACACACACTTCCATTACCGCTATCTCAATACCGGCGCGTTCGGTCGCTACGACTTTGTAGCACCAAGTGCAAGGGTATTCAAGCTCAAGTTTTTGTCCGTTAATTTCGCAAGTAATCGCCACTTTTTCCTCCTGATTTTTTCTCTAATTGAATGGGCCCAATGACCATCGATTTGTCGATTGCTTTGAGCATATCGTAGATGGTGAGTAAGCCTATACTTGTCCCCGTTAATGCTTCCATCTCTACCCCTGTTTGACCGCTAAGCTTGGCGGTGACGCTCAAACGAAATCCCGGCAGTTCAGGGAGTTCATCGATATCACAGTGTACACCACTGAGGTTTAACGGATGGCACATAGGGATCATATCCGATGTTTTTTTCGTCCCCATGATGGCGGCTATAACGGCAGTTTGGAGGACAGGCCCTTTTTTGGCGGTTTGGTTGTTAACCGCATCAAATGCCTCTTGAGACATAGTGATAAGTCCGCTCGCCACGGCAATACGCGAAGTAGTGTTTTTATCGGAGACATCGACCATTTTCGGACGATCACGCTCATCGAGATGGGTTAATTGCATAGGGGCTCTTTATCGTATTTTTATTTAGTATTATAGCGGATAAGTGCTGCTTCGTATTCATGAGGATGGTTAAGATTGGCAAAAGCGGTATCATCTTCAAACGGTAGGTAAAGTGTAGCAGATTGGGATAAAAGTTTACCGAGACGATGATCACCTTCGCGTAACATACGTTCGAACTCTTCTTTTAGAGATCGATGATAGAGACCGCATAGAGGATGTGTACCTGATGAGGTTTTGGCAATAACGGCATCGATTGTCTCATTATCTGCTTCTATAAAGCTTCGGAAGATTGTCTCATCCACAAACGGGGTATCAACACTCAAGACAATGACTCTCTCATCTGAGAGTGTGCTAAAGAGGCTGACAAATCCGGCAGTCGGTGCATACTCCGCACTGGTGGAATCGAGGATAAAGGGGGCATCAAAACTAAATTTATCGGCAGTTTTGGTGGAGATATAGACGTGGGTAAAAAGTTTTGAGAGGCGTTTGTATTGGAACTCGGTGAGCGAAGAGTAGTCTCCGAAAGGGAGGAGTGATTTATCTTCCCCCATGCGGGAACTTTTACCCCCTGCAAAAAGGACACACGGGATAGTAAACATTACTGGGCGAATGTCGCTGAAAGTATTTTATCCATACTCGGTTTTGCACCGCTTTGAAGGTATTGGAGTATGAACGGAGAAAATTTGGAAATCATCGAAGAATCCATTCCCAGAAGTGAAAATTGTGATCCGACATCTCCTGTTGCGAGCATTCCCGCAGGTACGGCAGAGAGGAGAGCGTTTACTTGCGGGACTTGTTTGGTGAGTGTTTTAAAATCAGAGGCTTTCATGTTCCCTTTGGTATCGTTCAAAATCGCTGCTGTTCCCCCGATTGCTTGTGTCGGAGTGACTCCCAAAGAGGTGGTAAGGGTGCTGATCAATGGATTGGTAGCAAGTTTTGTATCGACACTTGGGGCTACAGCGGTTGCAATCGGAGCAACTGTTTGCATGGCAGAACCAAAATCAAAAGCATTGGCATGGGTAAAAGAGCCAAGTAGTAGTAAAGAAGTGACATAAAAAGAGCGCATTAATAATTCCTCGTATAGTGGTATAAAGTATAGCCAATCCAAAATATGATGTTGATTAGATTTTGAAATCAGCTATCAATAATAAGTATTATAGATAATGAATGTACTTGAATTGTAATAGCGCTCATATTCTAGGTAAAATGATAGATATTTAAACAGAATTTTGGAATCAATAAAGAAGAAGATAGGGATTAGTGTTATGAAATGGGAAGATTTAAAGCGCAGTAGTAATGTCGAAGATTTACGCTATCGAGGCTCAGGGGGACGGATGAACCTCGGCAGTGGAAGAGGGGCAAATCTGCTCATTCCAATTATCCGATTTTT
The sequence above is drawn from the Sulfuricurvum sp. genome and encodes:
- a CDS encoding DUF2780 domain-containing protein, whose translation is MRSFYVTSLLLLGSFTHANAFDFGSAMQTVAPIATAVAPSVDTKLATNPLISTLTTSLGVTPTQAIGGTAAILNDTKGNMKASDFKTLTKQVPQVNALLSAVPAGMLATGDVGSQFSLLGMDSSMISKFSPFILQYLQSGAKPSMDKILSATFAQ